The DNA segment GCTTGCGCGAAAGCAGGTCCGAGACGATTCTTGACCAGTAAGGCGTTCTCGTAGTCATAGACATACATGGTTGGGAACTCGGCAACAGAGTTCAGTGGCTCGTTCTGGAGAGTGATGGCGTTCACAGGAGCACCGGCTCTTGCATATGCTTGGACGTACTTGACCAAGTACTGTGCAAAGGCGTATGAGTAATCGGTCTCAGTCGAGTTGAGATAAGTGTCTTGCAGATTGTTGTTGGTTGCGTTACCGGTGAGAACTCCATTTCTTTTCATCCACCCTGGAGCGGACCATGATGACCCAAGAAGTGTCATACGAGGTGCAGCAGTTCTCATTCTCGCCAATAGAGACGCCATTGCGGTACCATTAGGACCAAGAGCAAAATTCGTCAACTGCGGATCCGGGTTGCCATTGTTGTCATCGTATGTATAAGCCGTTGCGGAAAGATCAGAGGACCCTATGGTATGACGCATCAAGCTAAAATTCGCCGAGTTCGAAGGGCTCGAGGTCATCAATACGTTCATAAGAGATGTCTGCTGACTGCTTGATAGCCTGTTCCAGTTGACGACTGTGGCATCCGTTATGGCAGCTCCGAAACCAGTAACGCTTTGTCTGTAGGCGGCTGTTGTATCGTTCAAGGACAGATTCCATAGAGTAGACCCAGATGGCTGAGTCCCCGAACCTTTAGCTGGAGCAGTCAAGCGTGTGAGTTTGTAGGTGCCATTGTAATTGGAGCATATTGCAGATGCGGTCGATTGTCGAATTTCGAGCGGTGAGGCCAGTGCTGAGCCACTGAATGCAACGATGAAGGCAAAATTGAGGGCCAACATGCTTTCTGTAGTTGACCAGCTGCCACCAGTCTTGTTGAGCTTGTTGATAAAGAATATCGTGTGGAAGATCCAGCCGTCTATTTGTATCGTGTGTGCTTTTCAAACACCACACGTGCCGGCCAGCACTGATAACATAGAGTACGCGAGGGCCTCGATCGCTTTCGTTGCCGCTGGGATCATGGGTGGCCTAGAACAAGCCTCCAAAATCGAGCAGGTAGTGAAGCAGAACCAATGGAGAGCCAGTTTTAACAGTGCGTGATCGGGCGGAGAAAAGCTCGTGAGCAAGACCACAGCGAGAGCGATAAACCACGAGCTTCTGCCAATGTCACAACTTTGCTGGCAGCCAGGCTGGCCTGGCAGATACAGTACTCATGATGCTGGCGTGATTGGCAGGCTGTCTGCAGGAGGCTGTAAGGTGTCTGGCCTATTGCGTCAAAGAGGCCGATTGAGCCGGAACGATTTCTTTTGATAGTGTGAGTGGGTTGGTGTAGTGATGTGGCAGCACGTGTCGTCGTCGGAGGATTTCTCCATGTCTCGGTCGCGCCGACTCTGGCGGGGAACTGAAAACGGTTCCGCATCATCACCCCACGACATGTCGATACGGGAATATGACTGGCTGGGTTGTGTAG comes from the Cercospora beticola chromosome 4, complete sequence genome and includes:
- a CDS encoding uncharacterized protein (antiSMASH:Cluster_7~CAZy:GH30) gives rise to the protein MLALNFAFIVAFSGSALASPLEIRQSTASAICSNYNGTYKLTRLTAPAKGSGTQPSGSTLWNLSLNDTTAAYRQSVTGFGAAITDATVVNWNRLSSSQQTSLMNVLMTSSPSNSANFSLMRHTIGSSDLSATAYTYDDNNGNPDPQLTNFALGPNGTAMASLLARMRTAAPRMTLLGSSWSAPGWMKRNGVLTGNATNNNLQDTYLNSTETDYSYAFAQYLVKYVQAYARAGAPVNAITLQNEPLNSVAEFPTMYVYDYENALLVKNRLGPAFAQAGLSTQIWAYDHNLDQPSYPQTILDNAGAYTSTVAWHCYSTAPWSTMSDFRTSNPNVTQYMTECWTPASQPWWNAAAFTLGPLQNWGSGSIAWGLATDVNNGPYIQGGCDQCQGLVTVNNDGTYTLNTAYYMMAQFSRYIPKGARVVLVSGGGSSSTGQMVQAVGTVNPDGTRTVVILSTVTNAVFLRLTMSSGQVWSGTVPAQSVVTWVLPKS